Proteins from a single region of Gorilla gorilla gorilla isolate KB3781 chromosome 16, NHGRI_mGorGor1-v2.1_pri, whole genome shotgun sequence:
- the MRPL46 gene encoding large ribosomal subunit protein mL46 isoform X1 has product MRMVRSSSSGTKLSPSLPLPRLRDSWEPRCIVGGRKMAAPVRRTLLGVTGRWRRFERLWAGSLSSRSLALAAAPSSNGSPWRLLGALCLQRPPVVSKPLTPLQEEMASLLQQIEIERSLYSDHELRALDENQRLAKKKADLYDEEDEQDILLAQDLEDTWEQKFLQFKLGARVTEADEKNDRTSLNRKLDRNLVLLVREKFGDQDVWILPQAEWQTGETLRGTAERTLATLSENNMEAKFLGNAPCGHYTFKFPQAMRTESNFGAKVFFFKALLLTGDFSQAGNKGHHVWVTKDELGDYLKPKYLAQVRRFLLDL; this is encoded by the exons ATGCGAATGGTTCGTTCTAGCAGTTCCGGGACTAAGCTCTCCCCTAGTTTGCCGCTCCCGCGGCTGAGGGATTCCTGGGAGCCGCGGTGCATTGTGGGAGGACGAAAGATGGCGGCGCCCGTAAGGCGGACGTTGTTAGGGGTGACTGGGCGCTGGCGAAGGTTCGAGAGGCTCTGGGCCGGTAGTCTAAGCTCTCGCAGCCTGGCTCTTGCAGCCGCACCCTCAAGCAACGGATCCCCATGGCGCTTGTTGGGCGCGTTGTGCTTGCAGCGGCCACCTGTAGTCTCCAAGCCGTTGACCCCATTGCAGGAAGAGATGGCGTCTCTACTGCAGCAG ATTGAGATAGAGAGAAGCCTGTATTCAGACCACGAGCTTCGTGCTCTGGATGAAAACCAGCGACTGGCAAAGAAGAAAGCTGACCTTTATGATGAAGAAGATGAACAGGATATATTGCTGGCGCAAGATTTGGAAGATACGTGGGAGCAGAAATTTCTACAGTTCAAACTTGGAGCTCGCGTAACAG aagctgatgaaaagaatgaccGAACATCCCTGAACCGGAAGCTAGACAGGAACCTTGTCCTGTTAGTCAGAGAGAAGTTTGGAGACCAGGATGTTTGGATACTGCCCCAGGCAGAGTGGCAGACTGGGGAGACCCTTCGAGGAACAGCTGAACGAACCCTGGCCACACTCTCAG AAAACAACATGGAAGCCAAGTTCCTAGGAAATGCACCCTGTGGGCACTACACATTCAAGTTCCCCCAGGCAATGCGGACAGAGAGTAACTTCGGAGCCAAGGTGTTCTTCTTCAAAGCACTGCTATTAACTGGAGACTTTTCCCAGGCTGGGAATAAGGGCCATCATGTGTGGGTCACTAAGGATGAGCTGGGTGACTATTTGAAACCAAAATACCTGGCCCAAGTTAGGAGGTTTCTTTTGGACCTCTGA